The sequence AGCGGCGCCCAGGTGCCCGGGGCCCCTGCGCAGCGGGAACCTGTGCGTGGTGAGACTGCGCGTGGTGAGACTGCGCGAGGGGAGTCCGCCCAGTGACCGGCAGCGCCGCGGCCAAGGACGGCCGCATTGCCGGGGATCCCCTGGGGGAAACCCGCGTGCTCCTCGGCATCCAACGCGCGCTTGCCGACCGCCCCGGCGTACTGCCCACTGCGCGGCTCATGAGCCACTTCGGGGAACACGCCCTCGGCTGGATGGGCACCGCAGCCCTCGGCTACACCCTGGACCGCCGAAACCGCGAGCAATGGCTGGCCATGGGGGTTAGCGCGTTTGCCGCGCACGCCGCCAGCGTGATCCTCAAGCGCATCATCCGCCGCCCCCGGCCACACGACCCCCGCATCAACATCGGCGTGACAACGCCCTCCAAGCTGAGCTTCCCCTCCTCCCACGCCACCAGCTCCACAGCCGGCCTCGTAGGACTTTCCCGGGCGCTGTCGGCGCGGTGGCCGCTGGTGGGCATCCCCGCCATGGGGCTGTCCCGCATGGTGCTGGGTGTGCATTACCCCACAGATGTAGCGCTCGGTGCGGGCCTCGGGTTGGTAACTGAGGTGGCGCTAGGTAAAAGTGGCGTCCTGAAGAAATTCGCTTCCCCGCACCATGCCCGGCGGCCCCACCCGGCCCCAGGCGGCAACACCGGTGGGGCACAACCCCGCCGATGGCTACGGGGAGCATCGCACAACAAGGAGGACAGACGGTGACCGAGCGAACCGAGCCGCTACTGGGTTCCGAACCCCACACCTCGGGGTTGGACTCCCGGCGCGGCCGCGAGACCCGCACCACCATGGCCACATCCGGCCCCCGGGCTCCCCGCAACCTGCCCGAGGCGATGGTCAAGGCCATGCGACCCAAGCAGTGGGTCAAAAACGTGCTGGTCGTCGCCGCCCCCGCCGCGGCGGGCGGGCACCTGCTGTTCCAGGGTCGGGTGCTGCTGGATATCCTCATCGCGTTCGTGGTGTTCTGTCTGGCCGCGTCCTCCATCTACCTCATCAACGACGCCAGGGACGTGGACGCCGACCGCGCGCACCCGACGAAGCGATTCCGACCCATCGCGGCTGGAGTGCTCCCCGTATCCATGGCCTACGTCATGGCCGTAGTGCTCATCCTCGCGGCCGTCGGCGGATCCTTCCTGGCAAGCTCTGGGCCGGGACTAGCGATCGTCGTGGCCGTGTACATCGGGCTGCAACTGGGGTACTGCTTCGGGTGGAAGCACCAGCCGGTGATTGACATCGCCTTGGTGAGCTCCGGGTTTATGCTGCGCGCCATGGCCGGGGGCGTGGCCGCCGGAGTGGTGCTGAGCCAGTGGTTTTTGCTGGTGGCGGCGTTTGGGTCCCTGTTCATGGCCGCAGGGAAGCGCTACGCGGAGCTGAAGCTCTCGCTGCGGTCCGGGGCCAAGATCCGCAAGTCCCTGGAAAGCTACACGCCGACGTACCTGCGGTTCGTGTGGACTTTGGCCGCAACCGCCGTGGTGTTGAGCTACGCGCTGTGGGGTTTCGATCTTTCCCAGCAAGTCAGCGGGCACGCGGCGGTGTGGTACCAGGTGTCCATGGTGCCTTTCACCGTGGCCATCTTGCGGTACGCGGCGGACGTGGACCGGGGGGACGGGGGAGCCCCGGACGAGATCGCGCTGCGGGACCGGACCCTGCAGCTGCTGGCGGTAGCGTGGCTTGTGACGATTGGTATCGCGGTGTACGTCATTCCCATGATGGGTTGAGGCCGATGACGAAACTCTCGTAACACCACTGGAGTGGACCTCGTTTGAATGACTTGTTGGCTGAGTTGCCGCCGCTCGAACTTCGACGCTAAAGGACTGGGGCGTGGTTAGCCTCAGCGAGCTATCTATCGTTAGCTCGCCGCAGGTTGGGTACTTGGCTGTTTGAATTACGTTTTGGTAACATCTGCCCGCAGACAGTTACCTTTGAGGAGAAAAGTTTCATGCATCTTCGGCACCTAGGCAAGCGACGGAACAGTTCGCACAGCCCACGAACTGGGTCAGCCCTGAAAAAGAGGGTCGGCGCAGCCGTAGTCGCCGCGGCTTCGGTGCTGGGAGTGGGGACCGCAGTCGCTCCGGTAGCCTCCGCGCAGGATAACCGGACTATCCTTCGAGCGGGTTGCTCTATCTCCGACTATGAATCTTGGCTCCAGGATTGCAACGTTCGTTCCGAGGCGATGGGTCAAGATATTAAGGTCCAGATCAAGCCTGCTGCTCAAGGTGGCGACGCCGGTCTGTACCTCCTCGATGGCATGCGCGCCAATGACGATTGGAGCGGGTGGACGAAGCTAGGCCACGGTGTCGATTTATTTGCCGACGATAATGTAACGGTAGTAATGCCCGTTGGTGGAGCTGCCCAGTTTTACACGGACTGGCAACAACCCTTCAGCGGGTCTAACGGTCCCAAGAACCCCAAGTGGGAGACTTTCCTGACACAGGAACTGCCTGCATACCTCAAGCAAAACTTCCAGGTTTCCCCGGCGAACAATGCCGTGGCCGGAATCTCGATGGGCGGCACTGCGGCGATGAACCTGGCAGCGTGGCACCGGAACCAATTCAAGCAAGCAACCTCTATCTCCGGTTACCTCAACCCGACCTGGCCTGGGATGTACACCGGTCTCCAGATCGCCATGAATGACACTTCGCCTGGTGCCCGGGTGGGGGATATGTGGGGGTCCCCGATTGATCCGGCTCGATTCCGCAACGACCCGATGTGGCACGCGCCCAATTTCGCCGGGATGCCCCTGTACCTTTCCGCCGCTACCGGAATACCCACCACCCGGGAAGACTTCATCCAGGACCCCCTAGGGGTGACTGTAGGCGTGAACCTGGAATGGATGTCCCACAACTCCACAACTCGCTTCGAGGTTGCCAGCCGTCTGGCGGGCGCCAGTGTTACTACTAGCTATCCGCTGACAGGCGTACACAACTGGCCCTATTGGCGCACTGAACTACAGCGTGCTCGCCCGCAGATACTATCCGCCCTCGATGCTGGCGGGGCTCCCGCCCCCTTTGGGTGCGCCACCGGCTGCCTGGGCTTCTCCGGCCCCGTGAGCATCGGCGAAGCCTTCGCGCCGCAGTCATAGCGCCGGTACTCCAGTCCGATACCGCTCGGAGCGAGTCCTACCGCGAACCGCACCGGAAACCACGCTTGCGTCAAACTCGCGCCAATCCATTACCCCGAACTCTCAACCAAGCATTGAGCTTTGTGGAGTGTCGGGGTTATTCTCTAGCCAAAACCTGTCATACTTGGTTCTTGTAGCACTGGCCTACTCAAAATAAGGCTGTGTGGACCAGAAGCGCGAGGGGAACTCGCTTCTGCCGCAAGTGCGCCGACCGACTGCATCGCTAGACTCTCCAGGGCTGTTGCGCCGTTGAGAACGTAACGTTCAGGAGGGTGGTGGAGGTTGTAAGGGTCAGTGAAACAACCGCCCAGTCACGGCCAGTTGAACTGTGAAGACGTTGATCGAAGGAAAGTGAACGAATGCGCTTGACCGCCACATACTCCCGCTATTCTCGCCGGGCGCGAGCAGCCGCCGTCGCGCTGCCACTATCTCTCGCGCTGGCTGTTCCAATGGCGCCGAGTGCCGGAGCGCAGGCGGGTTCCTCCCGTCCTCCGGGATCTGGTACCGACTACCTGATCCCCGGCAACCCGCCGCCGCGCACCCCGATCAACACAACGGACCAGGATCTACCCGGTTTGCCCCCCGGAGTGGACGTGGAGAAAGTCGAGTGGATCACCGACCGCTGGGCCAACGTCTACATTAAGTCCGTAGCAATGCCCGGTAGTCCGATCAAGGTTCAAATGCTGTTGGCCCGTGACTGGTATTCCCAGCCGAACAAGAGCTTCCCTACAGTGTGGGCCCTCGATGGCCTCCGGGCCCGCGACGATGAATCCGGATGGACGCTGGCAACCAACATCGCCGCCTTCTATGCGGACAAGAACGTCAACGTCGTGCTTCCGGTCGGTGGACAGTCATCCTTCTACTCCGACTGGCAGCAACCGGACAACGGCAAGTTTTATAAGTGGGAGACCTTCCTCACCCGCGAACTCCCCCCGATCCTGGCCAAGGGCTGGCGATCCACCGACCAGCGGGCCATCGTGGGCCTGTCCATGGGTGGTACCGCCGCAGTAAATATTGCCGAGCGGCACCCGGAGATGTTCCAGTTCGTCGGCTCCCTGTCCGGTTACCTGGACACCACCAGCCCGGGTATGCCCCAGGCCATCGGCTACGCCACCAACGACGGCGGTGGATACGACGCCCAGAAGATGTGGGGCCCCTATGGTTCCCAGGACTGGGTGGACCACGATCCCAAGCTCGGCATCGAGCAGCTCAAGGGCAAGACGGTCTACATTTCCAGTGGTAACGGCAACGCCGGTGCCTATGACGCCCCCGGCGTGCTGCCCGGCGTTCCGGCAAACACCACGGGCATGGGCTTGGAGATCATGTCCCGGTTGACTAGCCAGACCTTCGTCAACCGGGCCCAGGGCAAGGGGTTGAACCTCGTTACCGCCTTCCGTCCTTCCGGCACGCACAACTGGCCGTACTGGCAGTTCGAGATGACCCAGGCTTGGCCTCACATTGCGGACTCTTTGAAGCTGGCACCCGAGGACCGGGGCGCGTCATGCGTCGCCGGCGGAGCCATCGGTGCCCGGGCAGGGCAGTTCCGGGATCAGATCGGCGAGTGCATCTCCCCGGAGTACGACGGTGCTCCGAACAAGACCCGCAACGAGCCCGGCAAGATCCAGGATTTCCGCGGTGGGCGTGCGTACTGGTCCCCCGCAACGGATGCGCACTTCTTGTGGGGTCGCATCGGCGCTCGCTACTCAGAGCTGGGTGCCACGACTTCTTGGCTGGGCTACCCCAAGGGCGAGGAGGTGAGCGTTGCCAACGGACGTGGCCGGTACGTTGAGTTCGAGAATGGCAACATTTACTGGACTCCCGAAACCGGTGCCGTTGATGTGAAGAAAGACATCATGGACAAGTGGGGTGAAACTGGTTACGAGAATGGACCGCTCGGTTTCCCAACCGGCCCTGAAAAGGCAGTCGAGGGTGGAGCTGTTCAGCAGTTCGAGAATGGTGTGATCGTTCGAAAGAACGGTGCCCCGGGGCAACCCGCACAGCTCAACTACGTGCAAGGCCTCATCGCCCAGAAGTACATGGAGATTGGCGGCCCGACCAGCCCGCTAGGATTCCCAACCACTGGCGAGCTCAACATCAACGGCGGCAAGTTTAGCCGCTTCGAGAAGGGCTCCATTTACTGGTCCGCGCCGACCGGTGCTCACTACATCCTCAACGGCCCCATCTACGATGCTTGGGGTAAGGAGCAGTGGGAGAACGGCCGATTCGGCTACCCGACCAATGACCAGGCCGGTGTCCCCGGGGGTGAAGAAGTACAGTTCCAGCGCGGGAAGATCCGGTTCATCAACGACCAAATCCAGCTCGACCCGCCGCGCTAAGCCACCCGGGTCCGCAAACGGGGAAGCGGCCGAGCCGCTTCGCGTGGGGGTGTGCTGCCCCGCCCCGTCGCCTGGGAATCAATGGTGCTTCTGCTCCTCGACCAGCTTTAATTAGCCCGATATCGCTCTAGGACGTGTGAACCAATCGTGACTGCCGCATCCCGCCACGCCGATCGACGTACCGCCGCTAAGGCCCTGACTGCTCTTGCCATGGGTGCTTCGCTGTTCCTCGCCGGTTGTGGCGATGGCAGCACGGTAGACAACTCCGCAAGTTCTGTCGCGTCCACTTCGGCGGCCAGCTCCGCAGCGTCCTCCGACTCGGGGAGCGCCAGCGGCTCCCCTGCCGCCCCCGAACAGAACCGTCCCACCGGCGGATCCTCCGACGCGCAGGATGGGTCTGTTTCACAGGTGGAGGCGGCCCCAGGCTCTGCGCCCCGGTCCCCGGAGGAGCGGGATTTTCTTTCCGATCTCCGCCGTGGTGGGGTGGACCTTGGAAAGGTTGAGGGTGCATCTTCTCCGGGCGGCCTAGAGGATCAGATCATCGCTTCTGGCCGCGCTGAGTGCCGTGCCAAGCAGGAGGGGTCCCCGACTATCTTCACCGGCATGGCTGCAGGCCAGCTGCAGGCTCAAGGGGTGATCCCGGATACCGAGTTCGATAAGACCCAAAAGATCCTCATGGATGCCGCGCAAGCGCATCTGTGCCGGTAGATCGTTGGCAATAACCCTGCGCCCGCCGTCCACGGTGGACCGTGATCGCTTACGAATTCGCTGACAAAACCCCCGCACCCTGCCCCGCAGCCCTGAGTTAATCCGGCCAACGGGTAGAACGGAATGCATGAAGAAACTCCTCACCGTCCTCGCCGTGGTGTTTGTGGTCCTAGTCATTCTCGCCGGGGCAGTGCACTGGGCCTCCACCCGCAACGAGCAACCCGCTGCCCCCGGCGGGCAGCCGGCGCCCCCCGGGGAGCAGGCGGCCCCTACCAATCCCCCCGGATGCGTGGATTACGAGGTTGTGGCCATCCCCGGCACCTGGGAATCCCGCGTAGATGACGATCCCAATGCGCCTAAGGCCAACCCCAACTCCCTCATGCTGGGCATCACTGGCCCACTCCAGGCAGAGGTATCCGCGGATCGGGTGAAGGTGTGGACCGTGCCATACACCGCCCAATTCCGAAACTTCAACGCTCAGCAGGAGAAGACTTACGACGAGTCCCGCGACGAGGGCATGCAGAGGGCTTCCGCGGAACTACAGGCCACGCACCAGGCCTGCCCGGGTACGAAATTCGTGTTGATGGGTTTCAGCCAGGGTGCCGTGATCGCCGGTGACCTTTCCAGCAATATTGGCAATGGTCGTGGTCCCGTCCCGGCCGACTCCGTCGCGGGTGTCTCCCTCATCGCCGATGGCCGCCAGGAACTGACAAAGGGCAAGCTGATCGGAAAGCAGGGTATCACCGGCGTGGGAGCGGAAATCGCCCTTGCCCCGGTCGGTGGGCTCATCCAGGGCATCATCCCTGGGGCCACGATGCGCGGCCCCCGCCCGGATGGTTTCGGGGAACTTAACGACCGGGTGAACAACTTCTGTGCACCAGCCGACCTTGTGTGCGACGCTCCGAGGGATGTGGGCAATGCCCTCCAGCGAGCTCAGGACCTGGTTGGAGCGAATGCTGTCCACGCCCAGTACGCCACCAACGGCACGGTGGTCGACGGCCAGACGGTACCGCAGTACGTGCTGGGTTGGGCACGAGATTTGGTCAACCAGCCGCTGCGTTAACGAAACACCGTTAACATTTAGTCGGTTACAACCATAAGTTGACGGTCTTCCCTCAGCGCTACCGCCTGACCCTCCACCTTCACCATTTTCCCCTTACACAACGTCAGCGCCGTAGCCTGTGGGAGTTTGCTCGAAAGGGAGAATGCATGGATATCAGTGCCGCAATGGGGCAGTTCTACGACGAAAAGGGCAACATCGCCGTTCCGGA comes from Corynebacterium heidelbergense and encodes:
- a CDS encoding phosphatase PAP2 family protein, whose protein sequence is MGETRVLLGIQRALADRPGVLPTARLMSHFGEHALGWMGTAALGYTLDRRNREQWLAMGVSAFAAHAASVILKRIIRRPRPHDPRINIGVTTPSKLSFPSSHATSSTAGLVGLSRALSARWPLVGIPAMGLSRMVLGVHYPTDVALGAGLGLVTEVALGKSGVLKKFASPHHARRPHPAPGGNTGGAQPRRWLRGASHNKEDRR
- a CDS encoding decaprenyl-phosphate phosphoribosyltransferase, producing the protein MATGSIAQQGGQTVTERTEPLLGSEPHTSGLDSRRGRETRTTMATSGPRAPRNLPEAMVKAMRPKQWVKNVLVVAAPAAAGGHLLFQGRVLLDILIAFVVFCLAASSIYLINDARDVDADRAHPTKRFRPIAAGVLPVSMAYVMAVVLILAAVGGSFLASSGPGLAIVVAVYIGLQLGYCFGWKHQPVIDIALVSSGFMLRAMAGGVAAGVVLSQWFLLVAAFGSLFMAAGKRYAELKLSLRSGAKIRKSLESYTPTYLRFVWTLAATAVVLSYALWGFDLSQQVSGHAAVWYQVSMVPFTVAILRYAADVDRGDGGAPDEIALRDRTLQLLAVAWLVTIGIAVYVIPMMG
- a CDS encoding alpha/beta hydrolase, translated to MGQDIKVQIKPAAQGGDAGLYLLDGMRANDDWSGWTKLGHGVDLFADDNVTVVMPVGGAAQFYTDWQQPFSGSNGPKNPKWETFLTQELPAYLKQNFQVSPANNAVAGISMGGTAAMNLAAWHRNQFKQATSISGYLNPTWPGMYTGLQIAMNDTSPGARVGDMWGSPIDPARFRNDPMWHAPNFAGMPLYLSAATGIPTTREDFIQDPLGVTVGVNLEWMSHNSTTRFEVASRLAGASVTTSYPLTGVHNWPYWRTELQRARPQILSALDAGGAPAPFGCATGCLGFSGPVSIGEAFAPQS
- a CDS encoding alpha/beta hydrolase-fold protein, whose translation is MRLTATYSRYSRRARAAAVALPLSLALAVPMAPSAGAQAGSSRPPGSGTDYLIPGNPPPRTPINTTDQDLPGLPPGVDVEKVEWITDRWANVYIKSVAMPGSPIKVQMLLARDWYSQPNKSFPTVWALDGLRARDDESGWTLATNIAAFYADKNVNVVLPVGGQSSFYSDWQQPDNGKFYKWETFLTRELPPILAKGWRSTDQRAIVGLSMGGTAAVNIAERHPEMFQFVGSLSGYLDTTSPGMPQAIGYATNDGGGYDAQKMWGPYGSQDWVDHDPKLGIEQLKGKTVYISSGNGNAGAYDAPGVLPGVPANTTGMGLEIMSRLTSQTFVNRAQGKGLNLVTAFRPSGTHNWPYWQFEMTQAWPHIADSLKLAPEDRGASCVAGGAIGARAGQFRDQIGECISPEYDGAPNKTRNEPGKIQDFRGGRAYWSPATDAHFLWGRIGARYSELGATTSWLGYPKGEEVSVANGRGRYVEFENGNIYWTPETGAVDVKKDIMDKWGETGYENGPLGFPTGPEKAVEGGAVQQFENGVIVRKNGAPGQPAQLNYVQGLIAQKYMEIGGPTSPLGFPTTGELNINGGKFSRFEKGSIYWSAPTGAHYILNGPIYDAWGKEQWENGRFGYPTNDQAGVPGGEEVQFQRGKIRFINDQIQLDPPR
- a CDS encoding DUF732 domain-containing protein, which produces MTAASRHADRRTAAKALTALAMGASLFLAGCGDGSTVDNSASSVASTSAASSAASSDSGSASGSPAAPEQNRPTGGSSDAQDGSVSQVEAAPGSAPRSPEERDFLSDLRRGGVDLGKVEGASSPGGLEDQIIASGRAECRAKQEGSPTIFTGMAAGQLQAQGVIPDTEFDKTQKILMDAAQAHLCR
- a CDS encoding cutinase family protein; translated protein: MKKLLTVLAVVFVVLVILAGAVHWASTRNEQPAAPGGQPAPPGEQAAPTNPPGCVDYEVVAIPGTWESRVDDDPNAPKANPNSLMLGITGPLQAEVSADRVKVWTVPYTAQFRNFNAQQEKTYDESRDEGMQRASAELQATHQACPGTKFVLMGFSQGAVIAGDLSSNIGNGRGPVPADSVAGVSLIADGRQELTKGKLIGKQGITGVGAEIALAPVGGLIQGIIPGATMRGPRPDGFGELNDRVNNFCAPADLVCDAPRDVGNALQRAQDLVGANAVHAQYATNGTVVDGQTVPQYVLGWARDLVNQPLR